A portion of the Chloroflexaceae bacterium genome contains these proteins:
- a CDS encoding LuxR C-terminal-related transcriptional regulator, translating to WLAADGQVEEAVRLYLAAGEDDAAARLVEEQLMRDLDSVAASESVCTWLDLLPRHLIARRQGLSLIQARLAVFSTDIEGLESALTNLDALLASAYDPDLTLPRAGAAGDLAALRGILACWKGHPTDAIHELQQALRLQPSQDLAVQALLFLGLAYVLNGQHEEGFRLLRSDLPDVRSILGRRFELARRTSLCWMHIITGNVDALLHEARRMSTLVAVEQPGDFWFGYTAHCLARAYYESNNLSEAEAHFRLIIDRKYQADHPTCLNSIIGMALVAAARKDFSEAQGYIEEALLFARNVGSPALLHVALGGAARVALAMGDLAAARRYADRIGTDIFMGLRISLETPQLSQVQVLIATADHDALARAETLLSSYLHTLEQVHNRRLLITALALHALLRHAQQRPIEALDILERAVQLAAPQNLVRALVDLGPAIEPLLRALMQRGVATEYLERVLAASGAEPVTAQRRQSGPPRPVEALTRREREILVLLAERWSNQEIADRLSVSVNTVRKHTSTIYDKLGVNSRREAVAIGRALGLLP from the coding sequence CTGGCTGGCCGCGGACGGGCAGGTGGAGGAGGCGGTGCGTCTCTACCTCGCCGCCGGTGAGGACGACGCCGCGGCCCGGCTGGTCGAGGAGCAACTCATGCGGGACCTGGACAGTGTCGCAGCAAGCGAGTCAGTGTGCACCTGGCTCGATCTCCTGCCCCGCCACCTGATCGCTCGCCGCCAGGGGCTGAGTTTGATCCAGGCTCGTCTTGCAGTCTTCAGTACGGATATTGAAGGACTGGAAAGCGCCCTGACCAACCTCGACGCCTTACTCGCCAGCGCCTACGATCCCGATCTGACGCTGCCGCGGGCCGGGGCTGCGGGCGATCTGGCGGCGCTGCGGGGTATTCTTGCCTGCTGGAAAGGCCACCCCACCGATGCCATCCATGAGTTACAGCAGGCGCTGCGCCTCCAGCCTTCACAGGATCTCGCCGTTCAGGCCCTGCTGTTTCTGGGCCTTGCTTATGTCCTGAATGGCCAGCATGAGGAAGGCTTTCGGCTGCTTCGCAGCGATCTTCCCGATGTCCGATCAATCCTGGGAAGGCGCTTTGAGTTAGCTCGGCGCACGAGTCTGTGCTGGATGCACATCATTACGGGCAACGTGGATGCACTGCTGCACGAGGCTCGCCGAATGTCCACCCTTGTCGCTGTTGAGCAACCTGGCGACTTCTGGTTCGGCTATACGGCGCATTGCCTGGCCAGGGCATATTACGAGTCAAATAACCTTTCAGAAGCCGAAGCGCATTTTAGACTGATTATAGATCGTAAATATCAGGCAGATCACCCGACCTGCCTCAACAGCATCATCGGCATGGCGCTGGTCGCCGCGGCGCGGAAGGACTTTAGCGAGGCGCAAGGTTATATCGAGGAGGCGCTGCTGTTCGCCCGCAATGTTGGCAGCCCCGCCTTGCTTCACGTGGCGTTGGGAGGCGCGGCGCGGGTAGCGCTGGCCATGGGCGATCTTGCGGCGGCCCGGCGCTACGCAGACAGGATTGGGACGGATATCTTCATGGGCCTGCGCATCTCCCTCGAGACGCCCCAACTGTCGCAGGTCCAGGTGTTGATCGCCACGGCGGATCACGACGCGCTGGCGCGTGCGGAAACGTTACTCAGCAGTTACCTGCACACCCTGGAGCAGGTTCACAACCGGCGCCTGTTGATTACGGCGCTGGCGCTGCACGCGTTGCTACGGCACGCGCAGCAGCGTCCCATCGAGGCGCTCGACATTCTTGAGAGGGCGGTGCAACTGGCCGCGCCGCAGAACCTGGTGCGCGCGCTGGTCGATCTTGGCCCGGCCATCGAACCGTTGCTGCGCGCCCTTATGCAGCGGGGCGTAGCGACAGAGTACCTGGAGCGCGTGCTGGCGGCATCTGGGGCGGAACCTGTCACCGCGCAACGGCGGCAATCCGGCCCTCCGCGGCCCGTGGAGGCGCTGACGCGCCGCGAGCGAGAGATTCTGGTTCTGCTCGCCGAACGCTGGTCGAACCAGGAGATAGCCGACCGGTTATCAGTATCGGTGAACACCGTCCGCAAACACACCAGCACGATCTACGACAAACTGGGGGTCAACAGTCGCCGCGAAGCCGTAGCCATAGGCCGGGCTCTAGGTTTGTTGCCCTAG